One window of the Shimwellia blattae DSM 4481 = NBRC 105725 genome contains the following:
- a CDS encoding MFS transporter: protein MTTKMRKPGLINYLAYGSGDFLGAGTTALTAAWLLYFYTTFCGLTPIEATFIFAMARVLDAVVSPLMGFLTDNFGSTWLGRKFGRRKFFILLGIPCVFSYSLMWVGEMHYWYYLLTYLVFDVVYTMILVPYETLVPEMTDDFKQKTKFSGARIALAQLSAILAAFLPGILLSYFGKDNPDSFLYASLVFSALCAIVLTLVWIFTWERPREAWTEAQLRAEEERKGLTLAQSLKRLNVELTSTLRIKIFRQHLGMYLGGYIAQDVFNAVFTYYVVFVLMQSATVASSLLGTMAILQFVSVIAMIPLCIRFGPAPSYRMVVVLFGLSSVSYALLWYAGMSDVMSLLMLVSALAGLGRGGINYVPWNTYTYIADVDEVITGQRREGIFAGIMTLTRKASQAGAVMLVGIVMQLSGFVSGQSEQPPAVSHTILMILSVGTVSVLAIGFLISLRFKLNLQTHSVLREETAKMRVAGRTTPESVTPQARATVEMLAGMPYENLWGNNNIGYLNRNKAAAPKLGTQPAMTSTLSRG from the coding sequence ATGACAACGAAAATGCGCAAACCAGGTTTAATCAACTACCTTGCCTATGGTTCCGGGGATTTCCTCGGTGCCGGTACTACGGCGCTGACCGCCGCATGGCTACTCTACTTTTACACCACCTTCTGCGGGCTTACCCCCATTGAGGCGACCTTTATCTTCGCCATGGCGCGGGTGCTGGATGCGGTCGTCAGCCCGCTGATGGGCTTTCTGACGGATAACTTCGGCTCTACCTGGCTGGGGCGTAAGTTTGGCCGGCGTAAGTTTTTTATTCTGCTGGGGATCCCCTGCGTATTCAGCTACAGCCTGATGTGGGTCGGGGAGATGCACTACTGGTACTACCTGCTGACCTATCTGGTGTTTGATGTGGTCTACACCATGATTCTGGTGCCCTATGAGACGCTGGTGCCGGAAATGACCGATGACTTCAAACAGAAGACCAAGTTCTCCGGCGCCCGTATTGCCCTGGCCCAGCTTTCGGCGATCCTCGCCGCGTTCCTGCCGGGGATCCTGCTGAGCTATTTTGGCAAAGACAATCCGGACTCTTTCCTCTACGCAAGCCTGGTTTTTTCGGCCCTGTGCGCCATTGTGCTCACCCTGGTCTGGATTTTCACCTGGGAGCGGCCGCGGGAAGCATGGACAGAGGCGCAGCTGCGTGCGGAGGAAGAGCGCAAAGGGCTCACCCTTGCCCAGAGCCTTAAGCGCCTGAATGTGGAGCTCACCTCCACCCTGCGGATCAAAATCTTCCGCCAGCACCTGGGAATGTATCTCGGGGGGTATATCGCCCAGGACGTCTTTAATGCGGTGTTTACCTACTATGTGGTTTTCGTGCTGATGCAGAGCGCTACGGTCGCCTCCAGCCTGCTGGGCACCATGGCGATTTTGCAGTTTGTCTCGGTGATTGCCATGATCCCGCTGTGTATTCGCTTTGGGCCCGCGCCGTCATACCGGATGGTGGTGGTGCTGTTTGGCCTGAGCTCGGTCTCCTATGCGCTGCTCTGGTATGCGGGCATGAGCGATGTGATGTCCCTGCTGATGCTGGTCTCTGCGCTGGCGGGGCTGGGCCGTGGCGGGATCAACTATGTTCCCTGGAACACCTACACCTATATTGCCGATGTGGATGAGGTGATAACCGGGCAGCGCCGGGAAGGGATCTTTGCCGGGATCATGACCCTGACCCGCAAAGCCTCACAGGCGGGGGCGGTCATGCTGGTGGGTATCGTGATGCAGCTTTCCGGCTTTGTCAGCGGCCAGAGCGAGCAGCCCCCGGCGGTCAGCCACACGATTCTGATGATCCTGAGTGTGGGCACCGTATCGGTGCTGGCTATCGGGTTCCTTATCTCCCTGCGCTTTAAACTGAACCTGCAAACCCACAGCGTGCTGCGTGAAGAGACCGCCAAAATGCGCGTTGCGGGCCGTACTACTCCTGAATCTGTTACCCCGCAAGCCCGGGCAACGGTAGAAATGCTTGCCGGTATGCCTTACGAGAATCTGTGGGGAAATAACAATATTGGTTATCTCAACCGTAATAAGGCGGCTGCCCCGAAGCTCGGCACGCAGCCAGCCATGACGTCGACACTGAGCAGAGGTTAA
- a CDS encoding DUF1198 domain-containing protein, whose translation MVWLMLATLVVVFVIGFRVLTSGPRRAVRRISERLAIEPVVVESMTDQMGRSAGGEFLRYLARPNDVHLQNAVQVLLIWQAAIIDDSEHNLQHWLRLLRKARMATPLSDGHIRLAMGFLRELEPDLPTLKAFQARYNQCFTPQDGVLWLH comes from the coding sequence ATGGTCTGGTTAATGCTGGCGACGCTGGTGGTGGTATTCGTGATTGGCTTTCGGGTGCTGACCTCTGGCCCGCGCCGGGCCGTGCGCCGGATCAGCGAAAGGCTGGCGATTGAACCGGTGGTGGTGGAGTCAATGACAGACCAGATGGGCCGCAGCGCAGGCGGGGAGTTCCTCCGTTACCTTGCCCGCCCGAATGATGTGCACCTGCAAAATGCGGTGCAGGTTTTACTGATCTGGCAGGCGGCAATCATTGATGACAGCGAACACAACCTGCAGCACTGGCTGCGGTTGTTGCGCAAAGCGCGCATGGCCACCCCGCTCAGTGACGGGCACATTCGCCTGGCGATGGGTTTTTTACGTGAACTGGAGCCGGACCTTCCGACCCTGAAAGCCTTCCAGGCGCGCTACAACCAGTGTTTTACGCCGCAGGACGGTGTTCTCTGGCTCCATTAG
- a CDS encoding dicarboxylate/amino acid:cation symporter — translation MSNSNKLTLYIILFMVAGIVTGALIHQMAAPDTIKGWSDNITLLTDIFLRLIKMVIAPLVFCTLTVGIMRLGETSTIGRIGGKAMVWFISSSVISILVGLLVVSLEGPGRGLNLTIPAGDVETGLAVSGMSLKAFITHTIPTSIAGAMANNEILQIVVFAMFFGIAGASLGEKFNAPLVAALDVVSHIMLKVTGYVMYVAPLAIFAAISSVIATEGLGILANYASFIGGYYVAILLCCLVMLAAGYVVLKKEVYRLVAMLKDPVIVAFTTSSSEAAYPKTLDQLERFGCSRNIAAFVLPIGYSFNLVGSMVYCSFASMFIAQAYNIHLNGGEIAVLMITLMLASKGIAGVPRSALVVLAATVPSFNIPVAGILLLMGIDHFLDMGRSAINVLGNGIATAMLSRNENALNSVTESENDEVAENIGA, via the coding sequence GTGTCAAATTCAAACAAACTTACGCTATATATCATACTGTTCATGGTCGCGGGCATTGTCACTGGCGCGCTTATCCACCAGATGGCAGCACCAGACACCATAAAAGGCTGGTCTGATAACATTACCCTGCTTACCGATATTTTCCTGCGGCTGATCAAAATGGTGATCGCCCCGCTGGTGTTCTGCACCCTGACCGTGGGGATCATGCGCCTGGGCGAAACCTCCACCATCGGGCGGATCGGCGGCAAAGCCATGGTGTGGTTTATCTCCTCCTCGGTGATATCTATCCTGGTTGGTCTGCTGGTGGTCTCACTGGAAGGACCGGGCCGGGGCCTTAACCTGACCATCCCCGCAGGCGATGTGGAGACTGGCCTGGCCGTCAGCGGCATGAGCCTCAAAGCCTTTATCACCCACACCATTCCGACCAGTATCGCCGGCGCCATGGCGAATAACGAAATCCTGCAAATTGTGGTGTTCGCCATGTTTTTCGGGATTGCCGGTGCCTCCCTGGGGGAGAAATTTAACGCCCCGCTGGTCGCCGCACTGGATGTGGTGTCCCACATTATGCTCAAGGTCACCGGTTACGTGATGTACGTGGCCCCGCTGGCTATCTTTGCCGCCATCTCGTCGGTGATTGCCACCGAGGGGCTGGGGATCCTCGCCAACTATGCGTCGTTTATCGGCGGTTATTATGTGGCGATTCTGCTGTGCTGCCTGGTGATGCTGGCCGCCGGGTATGTGGTGCTCAAAAAAGAGGTTTACCGCCTGGTCGCCATGCTTAAAGATCCGGTGATTGTCGCCTTCACCACCAGCAGCTCCGAAGCGGCCTACCCTAAAACGCTCGATCAGCTGGAGCGCTTTGGCTGCTCGCGAAATATTGCCGCCTTTGTGCTGCCCATTGGTTACTCCTTTAACCTGGTCGGCTCCATGGTGTACTGCTCTTTCGCCTCCATGTTTATTGCCCAGGCTTACAATATTCACCTGAACGGTGGTGAAATTGCGGTGCTGATGATAACCCTGATGCTGGCCTCAAAAGGCATTGCCGGTGTGCCCCGCTCGGCCCTGGTTGTACTGGCCGCCACCGTGCCCAGCTTCAATATTCCGGTGGCCGGTATCCTGCTGCTGATGGGCATTGACCACTTCCTTGATATGGGCCGCTCGGCGATTAACGTGCTGGGTAACGGTATTGCGACTGCTATGCTGTCCAGAAATGAAAATGCGCTGAACAGCGTCACGGAAAGTGAAAACGACGAGGTTGCAGAGAATATCGGCGCCTGA
- the yddG gene encoding aromatic amino acid DMT transporter YddG: protein MSKQPETLTTPAPRATLAGLLAITLWSTSVGLMRSISEQFGPTGGAALIYTLSALLLCLTSGIPRPGRLPRRYLIWGGILFTGYEICLALAIGMAHSRSQSLELGMINYLWPGLTILLALFINQQRSSLWLWPGLGLAVSGVFQVLRGDNPWSPGALWHNMQDNPVAYGLAFAAAITWALYCNITRRWSQGTNGVSLFFCATALVLWAKFWFTDQPPLHFALSPALQLLFMGASTALAYSAWNHGIQRGNMAVLAAASYFTPVLSALLATLWLGLSPGWSFWQGVVMVVGGSLLCSYATRGH from the coding sequence GTGAGCAAGCAACCGGAGACCCTGACCACCCCCGCACCGCGTGCAACACTTGCCGGTTTACTGGCGATCACGCTGTGGAGTACCTCCGTCGGGCTGATGCGCAGCATCAGCGAGCAGTTCGGGCCAACAGGCGGAGCGGCGCTGATCTACACCCTGAGCGCACTTCTGCTGTGCCTGACCAGCGGCATTCCCCGCCCGGGGCGCCTGCCGCGCCGTTACCTTATCTGGGGGGGCATATTATTTACCGGTTACGAGATCTGCCTGGCGCTGGCTATCGGCATGGCCCACAGCCGCAGCCAGTCCCTGGAGCTGGGGATGATCAACTATTTGTGGCCCGGGCTGACCATTCTGCTGGCGCTGTTTATTAACCAGCAGCGCAGCAGCCTGTGGCTGTGGCCTGGCCTTGGGCTGGCTGTATCCGGCGTGTTCCAGGTGCTGCGTGGCGACAATCCCTGGTCACCCGGGGCCCTGTGGCACAATATGCAGGACAACCCGGTAGCCTACGGGCTGGCCTTCGCTGCCGCCATTACCTGGGCCCTTTACTGCAACATTACCCGCCGCTGGAGCCAGGGGACCAATGGTGTCAGCCTGTTCTTCTGCGCCACCGCCCTGGTGCTGTGGGCCAAATTCTGGTTCACGGATCAGCCCCCGCTGCACTTCGCCCTTTCCCCTGCGTTACAGCTGCTGTTTATGGGGGCCTCTACCGCACTGGCCTATTCCGCCTGGAACCACGGGATCCAGCGCGGCAATATGGCGGTACTGGCGGCCGCCTCCTACTTCACCCCGGTGCTTTCCGCCCTGCTGGCGACCCTGTGGCTGGGGCTTTCCCCCGGCTGGTCTTTCTGGCAGGGGGTGGTCATGGTGGTGGGGGGTTCACTGCTGTGCAGCTATGCCACCCGGGGGCACTGA
- a CDS encoding N-formylglutamate amidohydrolase, protein MRAFEFSQGSLPLLIIVPHIGTQLTPDVSAGLVPAARALPDTDWHQEKLWQFARAAGASILMANYSRMVIDLDSPPPDGRADSQAISALWPQTMQDGTPNFIPGKAPGGKDREQVFEQIWKPWHQQINKELQRLKAQYGYAQLLDIQSAPSALITSRADITLLTRQGESCPPPVLAAITDVLDKQKHFRYTVDGPQQGGYSLQTARPGDGICALQLIIARHLYMDEKPPYRWLPAKAQQLQPVLTQLIAAYLNGVREWATTPAPH, encoded by the coding sequence ATGCGCGCATTTGAGTTTTCCCAGGGGAGCCTGCCCCTGCTGATCATCGTTCCGCATATCGGAACCCAGTTAACCCCCGATGTGTCCGCCGGGCTGGTTCCCGCTGCGCGGGCATTACCGGATACCGACTGGCACCAGGAAAAGCTGTGGCAATTTGCCCGGGCGGCCGGTGCCAGTATCCTGATGGCTAACTACTCGCGAATGGTTATCGACCTGGATAGTCCCCCGCCAGACGGGCGGGCAGACAGCCAGGCTATCAGTGCCCTGTGGCCCCAGACCATGCAGGACGGTACGCCCAATTTTATTCCCGGCAAAGCACCGGGCGGCAAAGATCGTGAGCAGGTCTTCGAACAAATCTGGAAGCCCTGGCACCAGCAGATAAACAAAGAATTACAGCGGCTGAAAGCCCAGTATGGCTATGCACAGCTGCTGGATATCCAGTCGGCCCCGTCCGCCCTTATCACCAGCCGCGCCGATATTACGCTGCTGACCCGCCAGGGGGAAAGCTGCCCGCCCCCGGTGCTGGCAGCAATCACTGACGTGCTGGATAAACAAAAACATTTCCGCTACACGGTAGATGGCCCACAACAGGGCGGCTACAGCCTGCAAACAGCCCGCCCTGGCGACGGGATCTGCGCACTGCAGCTGATTATTGCCCGGCATCTGTATATGGATGAAAAGCCCCCCTACCGCTGGCTCCCGGCGAAGGCGCAACAGTTACAGCCCGTGCTGACCCAGCTGATTGCCGCTTACCTCAATGGCGTCAGAGAGTGGGCAACCACCCCGGCCCCCCATTAA
- the spy gene encoding ATP-independent periplasmic protein-refolding chaperone Spy, which translates to MRKLTAIFVASTLALGAANMAHAADTATAPAANTAAGHHMKGHHRGGMHNMMFQDLNLTDAQKTQIRDIMKTQRAKMQPPSLEERRAMHNIIASDSFDSAKAQAQADKMAEQSKTRMLAHMETQNKIYNILTPEQKKQFNANFEKRLTERPGRGQGAPVVPAE; encoded by the coding sequence ATGCGTAAGTTAACTGCAATTTTTGTAGCATCTACTCTGGCCCTGGGTGCGGCGAACATGGCTCACGCTGCGGACACCGCTACGGCACCCGCAGCTAACACCGCTGCCGGTCATCATATGAAAGGTCATCATCGTGGTGGCATGCACAACATGATGTTCCAGGACCTGAACCTGACCGATGCGCAGAAAACCCAGATCCGCGACATTATGAAAACCCAGCGCGCTAAAATGCAGCCGCCTTCCTTAGAAGAGCGCCGCGCTATGCACAACATTATCGCCAGCGACAGCTTCGACAGCGCCAAAGCCCAGGCTCAGGCGGATAAAATGGCGGAACAAAGCAAAACCCGGATGCTGGCACACATGGAAACCCAGAATAAAATCTACAATATTCTGACCCCGGAGCAGAAAAAACAGTTTAACGCGAACTTTGAAAAGCGCCTGACTGAACGCCCGGGCCGTGGCCAGGGTGCCCCGGTAGTGCCTGCTGAATAA
- the xthA gene encoding exodeoxyribonuclease III, producing the protein MKFVSFNINGLRARPHQLAAIVEQHQPDVIGLQETKVHDDMFPLEEVAALGYNVFYHGQKGHYGVALMTKAEPVSVQRGFPDDAEDAQRRLIMAEIPSSVGNITVINGYFPQGENRDHALKFPAKQAFYQSLQNYLTTTLTRESPVLIMGDMNISPGDLDIGIGEENRKRWLRTGKCSFLPEEREWMDRLLNWGLVDTFRQAHPQTSDIYSWFDYRSRGFDDNRGLRIDLLLASQPLASRCIATGIDYEIRGMEKPSDHAPAWAVFDI; encoded by the coding sequence ATGAAATTTGTCTCTTTTAATATCAACGGACTGCGCGCACGGCCCCACCAGTTAGCGGCCATTGTTGAACAGCACCAGCCAGATGTCATCGGCCTTCAGGAAACCAAAGTTCACGACGATATGTTTCCGCTGGAAGAGGTGGCAGCCCTGGGCTACAACGTCTTTTACCACGGCCAGAAAGGCCACTACGGTGTGGCATTAATGACCAAAGCGGAGCCGGTATCGGTACAGCGCGGCTTCCCGGATGACGCAGAAGACGCCCAGCGGCGGCTGATCATGGCAGAGATCCCCTCTTCTGTCGGGAATATTACCGTGATCAACGGCTATTTCCCCCAGGGGGAAAACCGCGACCATGCGCTGAAATTCCCGGCCAAACAGGCCTTTTACCAGAGCCTGCAAAACTACCTGACCACCACGCTGACCCGGGAATCACCGGTGCTTATCATGGGGGATATGAACATCAGCCCCGGCGATCTGGATATCGGTATTGGCGAAGAGAACCGCAAGCGCTGGCTGCGCACCGGGAAATGCTCCTTCCTGCCGGAAGAGCGCGAGTGGATGGACAGGCTGCTGAACTGGGGGCTGGTCGATACCTTCCGCCAGGCCCACCCGCAAACCAGCGATATCTACTCCTGGTTTGATTACCGCTCCCGGGGGTTTGATGATAACCGCGGCCTGCGCATTGACCTGCTGCTGGCCAGCCAGCCCTTAGCCAGCCGCTGTATCGCAACCGGCATCGATTATGAGATCCGCGGTATGGAAAAACCCTCCGATCACGCCCCCGCCTGGGCGGTATTTGATATCTGA
- a CDS encoding pyrimidine (deoxy)nucleoside triphosphate diphosphatase, whose translation MLKTIDVVAAIIVHNGKLLLARRAASCDQAGLWEFPGGKVEPGETQARALCRELEEELGIHATPGEWIASHSREVSGRMINLHAWSVARFSGTPQCTTSHSELAWCTPARAQDYDLAPADIPLLEAFLRRSLPG comes from the coding sequence ATGCTGAAAACCATTGACGTTGTCGCCGCGATTATTGTGCACAACGGAAAACTGCTGCTGGCCCGGCGCGCGGCTTCCTGCGATCAGGCCGGGTTATGGGAATTTCCCGGCGGCAAGGTGGAGCCGGGCGAAACCCAGGCCCGGGCCCTGTGCCGCGAGCTGGAAGAGGAGCTTGGGATCCACGCCACGCCCGGCGAGTGGATAGCCAGCCACAGCCGGGAGGTTTCCGGGCGGATGATTAACCTCCACGCCTGGTCAGTGGCCCGCTTCAGCGGTACACCACAGTGCACCACAAGCCACAGTGAGCTTGCCTGGTGCACCCCGGCCCGGGCGCAAGACTATGACCTTGCCCCGGCAGATATTCCCCTGCTGGAGGCCTTCCTCCGCCGCAGTCTGCCCGGGTAA
- the gdhA gene encoding NADP-specific glutamate dehydrogenase: MDHSVSLSSFLTRVQARDPNQPEFAQAVREVMSTLWPFLEQNPRYRQLALLERLVEPERAIQFRVVWVDDNNQVQVNRAWRVQFNSAIGPYKGGMRFHPSVNLSILKFLGFEQTFKNALTTLPMGGGKGGSDFDPKGKSDGEVMRFCQALMTELYRHLGPDTDVPAGDIGVGGREVGFMAGMMRKLSNNSACVFTGKGLSFGGSLIRPEATGYGLVYFTQAMLKRHGLDFEGMRVAVSGSGNVAQYTIEKAMELGARVVTASDSGGTVVDETGFTREKLARLCEIKASRDGRVADYAREFGLPYLAGQQPWSVPVDIALPCATQNELDTDAARVLIANGVKAVAEGANMPTTIDATNLFLDAGVLFAPGKAANAGGVATSGLEMAQNAARMSWKAEKVDARLHHIMLDIHEHCVQYGGDQARTNYVQGANIAGFVKVADAMIAQGVI, translated from the coding sequence ATGGATCATTCTGTTTCACTCTCTTCTTTTCTTACCAGGGTTCAGGCCAGGGACCCCAACCAGCCGGAGTTTGCACAAGCCGTGCGCGAAGTCATGTCCACCCTGTGGCCATTTCTTGAGCAAAATCCCCGCTATCGCCAGCTCGCACTACTGGAGCGCCTGGTTGAGCCAGAGCGCGCCATCCAGTTCCGGGTGGTGTGGGTCGATGATAACAACCAGGTTCAGGTAAACCGTGCCTGGCGGGTGCAGTTTAACTCCGCCATCGGGCCCTATAAGGGCGGCATGCGTTTCCACCCGTCCGTTAACCTGTCGATTCTTAAATTCCTCGGTTTCGAGCAGACCTTTAAAAATGCGCTGACCACGCTGCCTATGGGCGGCGGCAAGGGCGGCAGCGATTTTGACCCGAAAGGGAAAAGCGACGGCGAAGTGATGCGCTTTTGCCAGGCGCTGATGACCGAGCTGTACCGCCACCTGGGGCCGGATACTGACGTACCGGCCGGTGATATCGGCGTGGGTGGCCGGGAAGTGGGCTTTATGGCGGGCATGATGCGTAAGCTCTCCAATAACAGCGCCTGCGTATTTACCGGCAAGGGGCTCTCCTTCGGGGGCAGCCTAATCCGCCCGGAAGCGACCGGCTACGGCCTGGTCTACTTTACCCAGGCGATGCTCAAGCGCCACGGGCTGGATTTCGAAGGGATGCGCGTGGCGGTTTCCGGCTCCGGCAACGTGGCCCAGTATACTATCGAGAAAGCCATGGAGCTGGGTGCCCGGGTGGTGACCGCGTCGGATTCAGGCGGCACCGTAGTAGATGAAACGGGCTTCACCCGCGAGAAGCTGGCCCGGTTGTGTGAAATCAAAGCCAGCCGTGACGGCCGCGTGGCCGATTACGCCCGGGAGTTTGGCCTGCCGTATCTCGCCGGTCAGCAGCCCTGGTCCGTTCCGGTGGACATTGCCCTGCCCTGCGCCACCCAGAACGAGCTGGATACAGACGCCGCCCGGGTGCTGATTGCCAACGGGGTCAAAGCAGTGGCCGAAGGGGCCAATATGCCCACCACCATTGACGCCACCAACCTGTTCCTGGATGCGGGCGTGCTGTTTGCCCCGGGTAAAGCCGCCAACGCCGGTGGCGTGGCGACATCCGGCCTGGAGATGGCCCAGAACGCCGCGCGGATGAGCTGGAAAGCGGAAAAAGTGGACGCCCGTCTGCACCATATTATGCTGGATATTCACGAGCACTGCGTGCAGTACGGCGGGGATCAGGCCAGGACCAACTATGTGCAGGGGGCAAATATTGCCGGGTTTGTTAAAGTGGCCGATGCGATGATAGCTCAGGGCGTTATCTGA
- a CDS encoding DNA topoisomerase III — protein sequence MRLFIAEKPSLARAIADVLPKPHRKGDGFIECGNGQVVTWCIGHLLEQAQPDAYDCRFARWNLADLPIVPEKWQLQPRASVTKQLNVIKRYLHEASEVIHAGDPDREGQLLVDEVLDYLQLSADKRRQVQRCLINDLNPQAVERAITRLRANSDFIPLCVSALARARADWLYGINMTRAWTILGRNAGYQGVLSVGRVQTPVLGLVVRRDEEIENFVPRDFFEVKAHIVTPAEERFVALWQPSESCEPYQDEEGRLLNRALAEHVVQRIAGQPALVTGYNDKRESEPAPLPFSLSALQIEAARKFGLSAQNVLDICQKLYETHKLITYPRSDSRHLPEEHFAGRQAVLNAIGVHAPDLLPQPVIDMERRNRCWDDKKVDAHHAIIPTARTGQVRLTEDEARVYQLIARQYLMQFCPDAVFRKCVIDLEIAGGKFIAKARFLADAGWRTLLGNKERDEENDGTPLPVVARGDELLCEKGEVVERQTQPPRHFTDATLLSAMTGIARFVQDKDLKKILRATDGLGTEATRAGIIELLFKRNFLVKKGRYIHATDAGKALIKALPELATRPDMTAHWESVLTQISEKQCRYQDFMQPLVTTLYDLIGQARNTSVTRFRQVVVTGASPQKAAPARRRARKKAAGAQ from the coding sequence ATGCGGTTGTTTATCGCGGAAAAGCCCAGCCTTGCCCGGGCCATTGCCGATGTTCTGCCCAAACCCCACCGTAAGGGGGATGGGTTTATCGAATGCGGCAATGGTCAGGTGGTGACCTGGTGTATTGGCCACCTGCTGGAGCAGGCCCAGCCGGATGCCTACGATTGCCGCTTTGCCCGCTGGAACCTGGCGGATTTGCCTATCGTACCGGAAAAGTGGCAGCTTCAGCCCCGGGCCTCGGTAACGAAACAGCTGAATGTGATCAAGCGCTACCTGCATGAGGCCAGCGAAGTGATCCACGCAGGAGACCCGGATCGCGAAGGTCAACTGCTGGTGGATGAGGTGCTGGACTATCTGCAACTGTCGGCGGACAAACGCCGCCAGGTGCAGCGCTGCCTGATCAACGATCTCAACCCCCAGGCGGTGGAGCGGGCCATTACGCGGCTGCGGGCGAACAGCGACTTTATCCCGCTGTGTGTCTCGGCCCTGGCCCGGGCCCGGGCCGACTGGCTGTACGGGATCAATATGACCCGGGCCTGGACTATCCTCGGGCGGAATGCCGGTTACCAGGGGGTGCTCTCCGTTGGCCGGGTGCAGACCCCGGTGTTGGGGCTGGTGGTGCGCCGCGACGAGGAGATAGAAAACTTCGTCCCCCGGGATTTCTTTGAAGTGAAAGCCCATATCGTGACCCCGGCGGAGGAGCGCTTTGTGGCGCTCTGGCAACCCAGTGAATCCTGCGAGCCGTATCAGGACGAAGAAGGTCGCCTGCTCAACCGGGCCCTGGCAGAGCATGTGGTGCAGCGCATCGCCGGACAGCCTGCGCTGGTTACCGGTTATAACGACAAGCGCGAGTCCGAGCCCGCACCGCTGCCGTTTTCGCTCTCGGCCCTGCAGATTGAGGCGGCGCGTAAATTCGGCCTCAGCGCGCAGAATGTGCTGGATATTTGCCAGAAACTCTACGAAACCCACAAACTGATTACCTATCCCCGTTCAGACAGCCGCCACCTGCCGGAGGAGCATTTTGCCGGTCGCCAGGCGGTGCTGAACGCCATTGGTGTGCACGCCCCGGATCTGCTGCCCCAGCCGGTAATTGATATGGAGCGGCGTAACCGCTGCTGGGACGACAAAAAAGTGGATGCCCACCACGCGATTATCCCCACAGCGCGCACCGGCCAGGTGCGGCTGACGGAGGACGAAGCGCGGGTCTACCAGCTGATTGCCCGCCAGTATCTGATGCAGTTTTGCCCCGATGCGGTGTTCCGCAAGTGCGTGATTGATCTGGAGATCGCCGGGGGCAAATTTATCGCCAAGGCGCGTTTCCTGGCCGATGCGGGCTGGCGCACCCTGCTTGGCAATAAAGAGCGCGACGAAGAGAACGACGGCACGCCGCTGCCGGTGGTCGCCAGGGGGGATGAGCTCCTGTGCGAGAAAGGGGAAGTGGTGGAGCGCCAGACCCAGCCGCCGCGGCACTTTACCGACGCGACGCTGCTTTCCGCCATGACCGGGATTGCCCGTTTTGTCCAGGATAAAGATCTGAAGAAGATCCTGCGCGCCACGGACGGGCTGGGCACCGAGGCCACCCGTGCCGGGATTATCGAGCTGTTATTCAAACGCAATTTTCTGGTGAAAAAAGGGCGCTATATCCACGCCACAGACGCGGGAAAAGCGCTGATCAAGGCGCTGCCTGAGCTTGCCACCCGCCCGGATATGACCGCGCACTGGGAGTCGGTCCTCACCCAGATAAGCGAAAAGCAGTGCCGCTATCAGGACTTTATGCAGCCGCTGGTGACCACGCTGTATGATCTGATAGGTCAGGCGCGGAATACGTCCGTTACCCGCTTTCGCCAGGTGGTCGTTACCGGCGCAAGCCCGCAGAAGGCGGCCCCCGCCCGGCGCCGGGCACGCAAAAAAGCCGCCGGGGCCCAGTGA